The stretch of DNA TCAAGAGTATGTAGCCAAAGGTGATCGTAACTCAATCAAAAAGATTAAATTAAGCAATCAAAAAATTGCAACGATTAAATCTTTCAAGATCCCGAATATCGTCAATAAATATGTATACCGTTTTTTTAGAGAATCAAAAGCTCAACGATCTTATGATTACGCTAAGAAATTGATTGATTTAGGATTCTTAACACCGTATCCAATTGCTTATGTTGAACAAACCACGCTCCTTCAATTCTTAAATAGTTATTATTTCTGTGAAATGGTCGAAGCGGATTTAACGTATCGCGAAATGGTTCACGATAAACATTGGCCCAACCGCACGGAAATTCTTAAACAATTTACTCGTTTTACCTACGAACTTCATGAGGCTGGAATTGAATTTTTAGATCATTCTCCTGGTAATACTTTAATAAAACAAGTCGAGGAGAACAAATACGAATTTTACTTGGTAGATTTAAATCGTATGAATTTCCATGATGAAATGGATTTTGATACACGAATGAAAAACTTTTCTCGATTAACACCTCATCAAGAAATGGTAGAAATTATGGCTAAAGAATATGCCAAGTTAATCCATAAAGAGGAAGAAGATGTCATCCAAGCAATGTGGCAAAAAACCACAGAATTTCAAGAAAAATTTCATTTAAAACAACAGCGTAAAAAGAAATTAAAAAGTCTGATTGGCAAAAAATAAAAAAAGCACTTCAAAATTGAAGTGCTTTTTTACTATAATATCATATCCTGAAACGGAATAATTGTATTGTATCCTTTATTCTGAAAATAATCGAACATCCCTTCACGGTAAGTGACCAATACAAAATCACCGCCCCATGCTCCTAAACTTTTAATTACTCCTTGATAATCGGGAAAATA from Faecalibacter sp. LW9 encodes:
- a CDS encoding lipopolysaccharide kinase InaA family protein, with protein sequence MSQKIVVNSRYQTTAEEIKNIINRFDSIQEYVAKGDRNSIKKIKLSNQKIATIKSFKIPNIVNKYVYRFFRESKAQRSYDYAKKLIDLGFLTPYPIAYVEQTTLLQFLNSYYFCEMVEADLTYREMVHDKHWPNRTEILKQFTRFTYELHEAGIEFLDHSPGNTLIKQVEENKYEFYLVDLNRMNFHDEMDFDTRMKNFSRLTPHQEMVEIMAKEYAKLIHKEEEDVIQAMWQKTTEFQEKFHLKQQRKKKLKSLIGKK